TGGTGGGCTGATCCGGAGGCTCCAGACCTTGAAACCGAAATGCCCGTCAACTAGGCAGCATCCACTGCCTACGGGCCTTCCCTCCATACCCCAGGTCCAGGGAAAGGGCGGCACCCACCGCGTCCCTTGGGGACAGCGGGGGGCCGCCCTGGCCCTGACCGTCCTAATGCTGCCTGTATGGTTGGCCTTAGCCACCATTGTCATCGATGTGGCGTACATCATGTGGGTTCATGCCGGGATGCGGGCGGCGGCAGACCTGGGAGCCTTGGCCGCAGCCCAAAACTTGGATCTGGAAAAACTGGCCGAGGGCGACCCCGA
The sequence above is drawn from the Sphingobacteriaceae bacterium genome and encodes:
- a CDS encoding pilus assembly protein TadG-related protein, whose product is MGEVGGLIRRLQTLKPKCPSTRQHPLPTGLPSIPQVQGKGGTHRVPWGQRGAALALTVLMLPVWLALATIVIDVAYIMWVHAGMRAAADLGALAAAQNLDLEKLAEGDPEIIPHEADKDARQWIKDNLQQQRATAPFAERADIRVWVLNGKPDAPLQHPLTGRTITDPTVAVEVSLPARVLLVPRKLGEIPLTVRADASVMGRKS